A DNA window from Streptomyces canus contains the following coding sequences:
- a CDS encoding class I SAM-dependent methyltransferase: MTRCRLCGSEAMASVVDLGATPPCESFLGADQLDQPEPAYPLHLQVCTDCWLAQIPPLITPEETFKEYAYFSSFSTSWVEHARTFVADAVERVGLGPDAFVVEVASNDGYLLRHVVDRGIRCVGIEPSVNVGAAARDAGVPTLTEFLSPDTGSAVRAEHGPANLVVANNVYAHIPDVVGFTQGLRALVADDGWVSIEVQHLLTLIEENQYDTIYHEHFQYYTVASAIQALASGGLTLVDVELLPTHGGSIRLWARPAEVAGEPTQRVADVLAREKAAGLQELSGYTEFSARVAKVRRDLLKFLIEAAERGETVVGYGAPGKGNTLLNHCGIRPDLLAYTVDRNPYKHGRFTPGTRIPILPPEQIAADKPDYVLVLPWNLRAELVEQLSFVHDWGGRLVFPIPELSIVEVTA, from the coding sequence ATGACACGATGCCGACTGTGCGGCTCGGAAGCGATGGCGAGCGTCGTCGACCTCGGAGCGACGCCACCATGTGAGAGCTTTCTCGGCGCGGACCAACTCGACCAGCCGGAGCCCGCGTACCCGTTGCACCTGCAGGTCTGCACCGACTGCTGGCTCGCGCAGATCCCGCCGCTGATCACGCCGGAGGAGACGTTCAAGGAGTACGCGTACTTCTCCTCCTTCTCGACGTCCTGGGTGGAGCACGCGCGCACGTTCGTCGCCGACGCCGTGGAGCGGGTGGGACTTGGCCCCGACGCCTTCGTGGTCGAGGTCGCGAGCAACGACGGGTACCTACTGCGGCACGTGGTGGACCGGGGGATCCGCTGCGTCGGCATCGAGCCCTCGGTGAACGTCGGCGCGGCGGCGCGCGACGCGGGCGTACCTACGCTCACGGAGTTCCTGAGCCCGGACACCGGCTCGGCCGTCCGCGCCGAGCACGGCCCGGCGAACCTGGTCGTGGCCAACAACGTCTACGCGCACATCCCCGACGTGGTCGGCTTCACCCAGGGGCTGCGCGCCCTGGTCGCCGACGACGGCTGGGTCTCCATCGAGGTGCAGCACCTGCTGACCCTGATCGAGGAGAACCAGTACGACACGATCTACCACGAGCACTTCCAGTACTACACGGTCGCGTCCGCGATCCAAGCCCTGGCGAGCGGCGGACTGACGCTCGTGGACGTGGAGTTGCTGCCCACGCACGGCGGTTCCATCCGGCTGTGGGCCCGCCCGGCCGAGGTGGCCGGCGAGCCGACGCAGCGGGTGGCCGACGTGCTGGCCCGGGAGAAGGCAGCCGGGCTGCAGGAGCTGTCCGGGTACACCGAGTTCTCCGCCCGGGTGGCCAAGGTGCGCCGGGACCTCCTCAAGTTCCTCATCGAGGCGGCGGAGCGCGGCGAGACGGTCGTCGGCTACGGCGCCCCGGGCAAGGGGAACACCCTGCTCAACCACTGCGGTATCCGGCCCGACCTGCTCGCGTACACGGTCGACCGCAACCCCTACAAGCACGGCAGGTTCACGCCGGGCACCCGCATCCCGATCCTGCCGCCCGAGCAGATAGCCGCCGACAAACCCGACTACGTGCTCGTCCTCCCCTGGAACCTGCGGGCCGAGCTGGTCGAGCAGCTGTCCTTCGTGCACGACTGGGGCGGCCGGCTGGTCTTTCCCATCCCGGAACTGAGCATTGTCGAGGTCACAGCATGA
- a CDS encoding sugar phosphate nucleotidyltransferase encodes MKVVLFCGGYGMRMRNGTSDDVPKPMAMVGPRPLIWHVMRYYAHFGHTEFILCLGYGADHIKKFFLNYEETASNDFVLRGGRTELLSTDISDWTITFAQTGIESPIGERLRRVRHHLDGDEMFLANYADVLTDAPLPEMIEKFAQRDAGASMMVVPPQSSFHCVELGEDGLVGGITAVSELPLWENGGYFVLRQEVFDHIPENGDLVADGCGQLAKRGRLVAHQHRGFWKPTDTVKERAALHEAYARGDRPWAVWERDDAGVSA; translated from the coding sequence ATGAAGGTCGTTCTGTTCTGCGGCGGTTACGGGATGCGGATGCGCAACGGGACCTCCGACGACGTGCCCAAGCCGATGGCGATGGTCGGCCCCAGACCGCTGATCTGGCACGTCATGCGCTACTACGCGCACTTCGGGCACACCGAGTTCATCCTGTGCCTCGGGTACGGGGCGGACCACATCAAGAAGTTCTTCCTCAACTACGAGGAGACCGCCTCCAACGACTTCGTGCTGCGAGGCGGGCGGACCGAGCTGCTGTCCACCGACATCTCGGACTGGACGATCACGTTCGCGCAGACCGGCATCGAGTCACCGATCGGGGAGCGGCTGCGCCGGGTGCGGCACCACCTGGACGGCGACGAGATGTTCCTCGCCAACTACGCCGACGTGCTCACCGACGCTCCGCTGCCGGAGATGATCGAGAAGTTCGCGCAACGCGACGCCGGTGCGTCGATGATGGTCGTACCGCCCCAATCCTCCTTCCACTGCGTGGAGTTGGGCGAGGACGGGCTGGTGGGGGGCATCACCGCGGTGAGCGAACTGCCGCTGTGGGAGAACGGCGGCTACTTCGTGCTCCGCCAGGAGGTCTTCGACCACATACCGGAGAACGGTGACCTGGTGGCCGACGGATGCGGCCAACTCGCCAAGCGCGGGCGGCTGGTGGCGCACCAGCACCGCGGCTTCTGGAAGCCGACCGACACCGTGAAGGAGCGGGCCGCGCTCCACGAGGCCTACGCCCGGGGCGACCGCCCCTGGGCCGTGTGGGAACGGGACGACGCCGGGGTCAGCGCGTGA
- a CDS encoding glycosyltransferase family 2 protein, with product MTAQPRLTIGLPVYNGEEYLAESLDALLGQTYEDFELVISDNASTDGTEDICRKYAAQDARIRYLRLPRNVGATPNHNRVFAECRGELFKWASHDDLYARDLVRRCVEALDERPDVILAHADQAVIDGDGQVKVPYEYTLATDSPHAPERFRSMLFEPGGDDFYGVIRADALRRVKPMDSYHHADRTFVAEIALHGRFHQVPELLYFRRDHPNRAERANPSKRSRCVNLDPRRAGLLHPTPRLLAEYVWGFASAIRRAPLSPADRRACYRHMAAWMTSRVRPGAGERVEDRAPVDPAKLTVSVDALVAGREGRQA from the coding sequence ATGACCGCCCAACCCAGGCTGACCATCGGCCTGCCCGTGTACAACGGCGAGGAGTACCTGGCGGAATCGCTCGACGCGCTGCTCGGCCAGACCTACGAGGACTTCGAACTGGTCATCTCCGACAACGCCTCCACCGACGGGACCGAGGACATCTGCCGCAAGTACGCCGCGCAGGACGCACGCATCCGGTACCTCCGGCTGCCCCGGAACGTCGGCGCCACGCCGAACCACAACCGCGTGTTCGCCGAGTGCCGCGGCGAGCTGTTCAAGTGGGCCTCGCACGACGACCTTTACGCCCGCGATCTGGTCCGGCGCTGCGTCGAGGCGCTGGACGAGCGGCCGGACGTGATCCTCGCGCACGCCGACCAGGCGGTCATCGACGGCGACGGCCAGGTGAAGGTCCCCTACGAGTACACCCTTGCGACCGACTCACCGCACGCGCCGGAGCGCTTCCGCAGCATGCTGTTCGAGCCCGGCGGTGACGACTTCTACGGGGTGATCCGGGCCGACGCGCTGCGCCGGGTGAAGCCGATGGACAGCTACCACCACGCGGACCGCACGTTCGTCGCCGAGATCGCGCTGCACGGGCGCTTCCACCAGGTGCCGGAACTGCTGTACTTCCGCCGCGACCACCCCAACCGTGCCGAGCGGGCGAACCCGTCCAAGCGCTCCCGGTGCGTCAACCTGGACCCGCGCCGGGCGGGCCTGCTGCACCCGACGCCCCGGCTGCTCGCCGAGTACGTCTGGGGCTTCGCCTCGGCGATCCGACGGGCCCCGTTGTCCCCGGCCGACCGGCGCGCCTGCTACCGCCACATGGCCGCATGGATGACCAGCCGGGTCCGGCCGGGCGCCGGCGAGCGGGTCGAGGACCGCGCCCCGGTCGACCCGGCCAAGCTGACCGTTTCGGTCGACGCCCTCGTCGCCGGCCGCGAGGGGAGGCAGGCATGA
- a CDS encoding glycosyltransferase, whose product MHILVVHNRYGSAQPSGENKVVDQEVELLREGGHRVEMFERRSDDIGAMSLLAKVAVPLRVPWNPAVRTELATRLRTERPDIVHVHNVFPLLSPAVLAACADAGVPAVATLHNYTQVCPPGTLQRDGRPCAECVGSTPLPAVRHGCYRNSRLATVPLAVSLSVNRRRWWSGVERFFCISEAQRDVLVRAGMPAERLAVKHNFVPDPGTCRVGGGEHLLYLGRLAEAKGVRLLMAAWDEIAASGGVGVPLVIAGTGPLEAEVTAWAAGRDDVQYVGLYDTAECQKAIARSVAVVAPSTWLEAFGLVVVEAMAAGVPIVAAGHGAFVELVEDGVTGLLHQPGESASLAACIRRIAAEPARNREMGEAARRRYEQGFSPTVGLDRLVDEYRTAIAGRSALTRGGDTRASRGDGNSR is encoded by the coding sequence ATGCACATCCTCGTGGTGCACAACCGTTACGGCTCGGCGCAGCCGAGCGGCGAGAACAAGGTCGTCGACCAGGAGGTGGAGCTGCTGCGCGAGGGCGGCCACCGGGTCGAGATGTTCGAGCGGCGCAGCGACGACATCGGCGCCATGTCCCTCCTCGCCAAGGTCGCGGTGCCCCTGCGGGTGCCGTGGAACCCGGCGGTCCGCACCGAACTCGCCACCCGGCTCCGCACCGAGCGGCCGGACATCGTCCATGTCCACAACGTCTTCCCGCTCCTGTCGCCCGCGGTGCTCGCCGCCTGCGCCGACGCCGGCGTGCCCGCCGTGGCGACGCTGCACAACTACACCCAGGTCTGCCCGCCCGGCACCCTGCAGCGGGACGGCCGGCCGTGCGCCGAGTGCGTCGGGTCGACGCCGCTGCCCGCCGTCCGGCACGGCTGCTACCGGAACTCCCGGCTTGCGACGGTGCCGCTCGCGGTCAGCCTGTCGGTCAACCGGCGGCGGTGGTGGTCCGGCGTGGAGCGGTTCTTCTGCATCTCCGAGGCCCAGCGCGACGTCCTGGTGCGGGCCGGCATGCCCGCCGAGCGGCTGGCGGTGAAGCACAACTTCGTTCCCGATCCGGGCACTTGCCGAGTCGGCGGGGGAGAGCATCTGCTCTATCTCGGCCGGCTCGCGGAGGCCAAGGGCGTGCGGCTGCTCATGGCCGCGTGGGACGAGATCGCAGCGAGCGGCGGTGTGGGAGTACCGCTCGTGATCGCCGGCACGGGACCACTGGAGGCAGAGGTCACCGCCTGGGCGGCGGGCCGGGACGACGTGCAGTACGTCGGCCTGTACGACACGGCGGAGTGCCAGAAGGCCATCGCGCGGTCTGTCGCCGTGGTGGCTCCCTCGACGTGGCTGGAGGCGTTCGGCCTGGTGGTCGTGGAGGCGATGGCGGCCGGGGTCCCGATCGTCGCCGCCGGCCACGGCGCCTTCGTCGAACTCGTCGAGGACGGGGTGACCGGGCTGCTGCACCAGCCCGGCGAGTCCGCCTCGCTCGCGGCCTGCATACGCCGGATCGCGGCCGAACCGGCCCGCAACCGGGAGATGGGCGAGGCGGCCCGGCGCCGTTACGAACAGGGTTTCAGCCCGACGGTCGGCCTTGACCGCCTGGTTGATGAGTACCGCACCGCAATCGCGGGTCGGTCAGCACTGACTCGCGGCGGGGACACCCGCGCGAGCAGGGGGGATGGGAACAGCAGATGA
- a CDS encoding DUF4910 domain-containing protein, which yields MAPMTHPGEEMYALVERLYPLCRSITGDGVRATLEIVGEYIPLQVHEVPTGTQVLDWTVPQEWNIRDAYIADSAGHRVVDFAASSLHVLGYSVPVSATMPLAELRGHLHTLPDHPAWVPYRTSYYKPDWGFCLAQETLDAMADGEYEVRIDSTLADGHLTYAEHVVPGQVADEVIVSCHVCHPSLANDNLAGIAVATFLARALAERTPYYTYRFIFAPGTIGAITWLARNAERVERVKHGLVLACAGDPGGLTYKQSRRGDAEIDRVMRHVLAASERPHHITEFTPYGYDERQYCSPGFNLGVGSLTRTPYAGYPEYHTSADNLDFVSPEAMADTLAVCREASAVLDRNRQYVNLSPYGEPQLGRRGLYDALGGRSDTKQAQMAMLWVLNLSDGEHSLLDVAERSGLPFSAVADAAGALHEAGLIKT from the coding sequence GTGGCGCCGATGACCCATCCCGGCGAGGAGATGTACGCCCTGGTGGAGCGGTTGTACCCGCTGTGCCGGAGCATCACCGGCGACGGCGTGCGCGCCACCCTGGAGATTGTCGGCGAGTACATCCCGCTGCAGGTGCACGAGGTGCCGACCGGGACGCAGGTGCTCGACTGGACGGTGCCGCAGGAGTGGAACATCCGGGACGCGTACATCGCCGACAGCGCCGGCCACCGGGTCGTCGACTTCGCCGCGTCCAGCCTGCACGTGCTCGGCTACAGCGTGCCGGTGTCGGCGACCATGCCGCTGGCCGAACTGCGCGGACACCTGCACACCCTGCCGGACCACCCGGCCTGGGTGCCGTACCGCACCAGCTACTACAAGCCGGACTGGGGGTTCTGCCTGGCTCAGGAGACCCTGGACGCGATGGCGGACGGCGAGTACGAGGTACGCATCGACTCCACCCTCGCCGATGGCCACCTCACCTACGCCGAGCATGTCGTCCCCGGGCAGGTCGCCGACGAGGTGATCGTCTCCTGCCACGTCTGCCACCCGTCGCTGGCCAACGACAACCTGGCCGGCATCGCGGTGGCGACGTTCCTGGCCCGGGCGCTGGCCGAGCGGACGCCGTACTACACCTATCGGTTCATCTTCGCGCCCGGCACCATCGGAGCGATCACCTGGCTGGCCCGCAACGCGGAGCGGGTGGAGCGGGTCAAGCACGGGCTTGTGCTGGCCTGCGCCGGCGACCCGGGCGGGCTGACGTACAAGCAGAGCAGGCGCGGCGACGCGGAGATCGACCGGGTGATGCGGCATGTGCTGGCCGCCTCCGAACGACCGCACCACATCACCGAGTTCACTCCGTACGGCTACGACGAGCGGCAGTACTGCTCGCCCGGGTTCAACCTGGGCGTGGGTTCGCTCACCCGGACGCCGTACGCCGGCTACCCCGAGTACCACACCTCCGCGGACAACCTGGACTTCGTCTCCCCGGAGGCGATGGCGGACACGCTTGCCGTCTGCCGCGAGGCGTCCGCCGTCCTCGACCGTAACCGGCAGTACGTCAACCTCAGCCCCTACGGCGAACCACAGCTGGGCCGGCGCGGGCTGTACGACGCGCTGGGTGGCCGCAGCGACACCAAGCAGGCCCAGATGGCCATGCTCTGGGTGCTGAACCTGTCCGACGGCGAGCACAGTCTGCTGGACGTCGCCGAGCGGTCCGGGCTGCCGTTCAGCGCCGTCGCCGACGCGGCCGGCGCCCTTCACGAGGCCGGACTGATCAAGACATGA
- a CDS encoding PIG-L deacetylase family protein: MIRLGAGRLDRIVAVGAHCDDIAIGAGGTLLTLCHARPGIRVDALVLSGGGSEREQEEQAALAAFCPGADLRLTVHKLPDGRLPVHWDEAKAAVEELRAQTDPDLILAPRTDDAHQDHRGLAKLIPTAFRDHLVLGYEIVKWDGDLGRPTAYQPLSSEIAEQKVRLLQEHYPSQRHRPWYDREAFLGLARIRGIECHERYAEAFAATKLTLNLGD, translated from the coding sequence GTGATCCGCCTCGGGGCCGGCCGTCTGGACCGGATCGTCGCGGTGGGCGCGCACTGCGACGACATCGCCATCGGCGCCGGCGGCACCCTGCTGACGCTGTGCCACGCGCGGCCGGGTATCCGCGTCGACGCGCTGGTGCTCTCCGGGGGTGGCAGCGAGCGGGAGCAGGAGGAGCAGGCCGCGCTCGCCGCCTTCTGCCCGGGCGCCGACCTGCGCCTGACCGTGCACAAGCTGCCGGACGGCCGGCTGCCCGTGCACTGGGACGAGGCCAAGGCCGCGGTCGAGGAACTGCGCGCGCAGACCGACCCGGATCTGATCCTGGCCCCGCGTACCGATGACGCGCACCAGGACCACCGCGGCCTGGCGAAGCTGATACCCACCGCCTTCCGCGACCACCTGGTCCTCGGCTACGAGATCGTCAAGTGGGACGGCGACCTCGGCCGCCCGACCGCGTACCAGCCGCTGTCGTCGGAGATCGCCGAACAGAAGGTACGGCTGCTGCAGGAGCACTACCCCTCGCAGCGGCACCGGCCCTGGTACGACCGCGAGGCCTTCCTCGGCCTCGCACGGATCCGCGGTATCGAATGCCACGAGCGATACGCCGAGGCGTTCGCCGCCACCAAACTCACGCTCAATCTGGGGGACTGA
- a CDS encoding NAD-dependent epimerase/dehydratase family protein: MRVLLTGHQGYLGTVMAPVLTAAGHEVVGLDAGLFADSVLGDPPADPPGHRVDLRDVTAEHVAGVDAVIHLAALSNDPLGSLAPDLTYDINHHASVRLARLARDAGVRRFLYASTCSVYGAAGGDELVTEDAPLRPVTPYAESKVRVEDDLHALADGDFTPVFMRNATAFGYSPRLRADIVLNNLVGHALLSGEVLVLSDGTPWRPLVHAADIARAFTAALTAPREAVHDRAFNIGSETNNVTVAEIAEQVAEAVPGSKVNITGENGADPRSYRVDFSRFRAAIPGFDCEWTVKQGALELADAYKKFELTREDFERRFTRLAVLRAASDAGTVDDTLRWRR; encoded by the coding sequence TTGCGCGTACTACTGACCGGACACCAGGGATACCTGGGCACCGTCATGGCCCCTGTCCTCACCGCCGCCGGGCACGAGGTCGTCGGCCTCGACGCCGGCCTGTTCGCCGACTCCGTGCTGGGCGATCCGCCCGCGGACCCGCCCGGGCACCGGGTGGACCTCCGCGACGTCACGGCCGAACACGTGGCCGGGGTGGACGCCGTGATCCACCTGGCCGCGCTGTCCAACGACCCGCTGGGATCGCTGGCGCCGGACCTCACCTACGACATCAACCACCACGCGTCCGTACGCCTCGCCCGGCTGGCCCGCGACGCCGGCGTGCGACGCTTCCTGTACGCGTCGACCTGCTCGGTCTACGGTGCCGCAGGCGGCGACGAGCTGGTCACGGAGGATGCCCCGCTGCGCCCGGTGACCCCGTACGCGGAGTCCAAGGTGCGGGTGGAGGACGACCTGCACGCGCTGGCCGACGGCGACTTCACCCCGGTGTTCATGCGCAACGCCACCGCCTTCGGCTACTCACCGCGGCTGCGCGCCGACATCGTGCTGAACAACCTGGTGGGCCACGCGCTCCTGTCCGGCGAGGTCCTGGTGCTCTCCGACGGCACCCCCTGGCGCCCGCTGGTGCACGCCGCCGACATCGCACGGGCCTTCACGGCCGCGCTGACCGCGCCGCGCGAAGCGGTGCACGACCGCGCGTTCAACATCGGCAGCGAGACCAACAACGTCACGGTCGCCGAGATCGCCGAGCAGGTCGCCGAGGCGGTGCCCGGCTCCAAGGTGAACATCACCGGGGAGAACGGCGCCGATCCGCGCTCCTACCGGGTGGACTTCTCCCGGTTCCGCGCCGCGATCCCCGGCTTCGACTGCGAGTGGACGGTGAAGCAGGGCGCGCTCGAACTGGCCGACGCCTACAAAAAGTTCGAGCTGACCCGGGAGGACTTCGAGCGACGCTTCACCCGCCTTGCGGTGCTGCGTGCGGCCTCCGACGCCGGCACCGTCGACGACACCCTGCGGTGGCGCCGATGA